The following are from one region of the Candidatus Neomarinimicrobiota bacterium genome:
- a CDS encoding DUF4065 domain-containing protein — translation MVGIGQKVRKLRENLGISQQRLAELLGVSRPTISQIEREERRISIDEIIKLSEIFNVSIESLINIEKEPEIILEKNRKITKVKPQIRINVPQKKLDKFKEVLLYILNKVGSKPNVGETVIYKLLYFIDFDFYEKYEEQLIGATYIKNKYGPTPLEFQEIVNELLDKDIIRVKTGYFKYPQTKYLPLRKPDLAKLKAHEIELIDDVLNKLSDMNAAQISEYSHNDVPWLTTNDGEIIEYESVFYRTPPYSVREYSEEDFQ, via the coding sequence ATGGTTGGAATTGGTCAAAAAGTAAGGAAGTTAAGAGAAAATTTAGGAATTAGTCAGCAAAGGCTTGCTGAATTGCTTGGTGTTTCTCGACCAACAATATCTCAAATAGAAAGAGAAGAAAGAAGAATATCAATCGACGAGATAATAAAACTGTCTGAAATATTCAACGTTTCCATAGAAAGTTTAATAAATATAGAAAAAGAACCGGAAATTATTTTAGAAAAAAATAGGAAAATAACTAAAGTAAAACCCCAAATTAGAATCAATGTACCACAGAAAAAACTTGACAAATTTAAAGAAGTATTGCTATACATTTTAAATAAAGTTGGCTCAAAACCTAATGTTGGGGAAACTGTCATCTATAAGCTTCTGTACTTCATTGATTTTGACTTTTATGAAAAGTACGAAGAGCAGCTAATTGGAGCAACATATATAAAAAATAAATATGGACCAACACCCTTAGAATTCCAAGAAATTGTCAATGAGCTACTCGACAAAGATATTATCAGAGTAAAAACTGGATATTTCAAGTATCCCCAAACAAAATATTTACCCTTAAGAAAACCTGATCTTGCAAAACTAAAAGCCCATGAGATTGAATTAATAGATGATGTTCTTAATAAACTCTCTGATATGAATGCTGCTCAAATAAGCGAATATTCACATAACGATGTCCCTTGGTTAACAACAAATGATGGGGAAATTATTGAGTATGAATCTGTTTTCTATAGAACACCTCCCTATTCTGTGAGAGAATATAGTGAGGAAGATTTTCAATGA